A single Triticum dicoccoides isolate Atlit2015 ecotype Zavitan chromosome 2A, WEW_v2.0, whole genome shotgun sequence DNA region contains:
- the LOC119359212 gene encoding zinc finger protein AZF1-like has product MSPDDVSRKSPVPPPSPPPMDSWARGGRRSRPRGGGGSGSASSGGAAESEEEYLALSLLMLSRGVRGEVEDGGFGGVKGVGAAPTKAQGYECSVCGKVYASYQALGGHKTSHRKPPTPPAASAGGDEASGGAPVEAKVHQCSLCHRTFPSGQALGGHKRLHYEGGAAGAGTGKDKEAAKAKAAALLRDFDLNLPASGVAGDEAESPPPEAKRARLMLLAI; this is encoded by the coding sequence ATGTCGCCCGACGACGTGTCCCGGAAGTCGCCCGTGccgccgccgtccccgccgccgatgGACTCGTGGGCTCGGGGAGGGCGTCGCTCCAGGccccgtggcggcggcggcagcggcagcgccaGCTCTGGCGGCGCCGCCGAGTCCGAGGAGGAGTACCTGGCGCTCTCCCTCCTCATGCTGTCGCGCGGCGTCCGCGGCGAGGTCGAGGACGGCGGCTTCGGCGGCGTCAAGGGCGTGGGAGCGGCGCCGACCAAGGCGCAGGGGTACGAGTGCTCCGTGTGCGGCAAGGTCTACGCGTCCTACCAAGCGCTGGGCGGCCACAAGACGAGCCACCGGAAGCCGCCCACGCCGCCAGCTGCGTCGGCGGGCGGCGACGAGGCGTCCGGCGGCGCCCCCGTGGAGGCCAAGGTGCACCAGTGCTCGCTCTGCCACCGCACGTTCCCGTCCGGGCAGGCGCTGGGAGGGCACAAGCGCCTGCACTACGAGGGCGGCGCCGCGGGCGCCGGGACCGGCAAGGACAAGGAGGCCGCCAaggcgaaggcggcggcgctgcTGAGGGACTTCGACCTGAACCTGCCGGCGTCGGGGGTGGCCGGGGACGAGGCCGAGAGCCCGCCCCCGGAGGCCAAGAGGGCGAGGCTGATGCTACTAGCAATCTGA